From the Gramella sp. Hel_I_59 genome, one window contains:
- a CDS encoding tyrosine-protein kinase family protein: MEEFNDFTAETEESNFDLKAELYKYLAYWKWIVLGLLIGGVIGYLYNRYTIPKYNTQATMIIVDDEKKNAMNATPSGGGAIFSLEEDGIQNHIEKLKSKQLIESVVKELNHNISYFIEGNVITVQAYHSSPVLIEFITDDSIVDSASRDFVITPTSETSFRLEDEILEYSGSHKIGEIISLDGLDFIVLPKSGKEQGTFGTTSSVNVVLEPVRDVAEEYIEKLQIAQKGKAMDILSLSLVQNTPEKSQDFLSKLMERFNEEGVKNNKEVAENTTNFIQDRLEMITTELDSVEVDIADFKRSNRIMDVGTGASEFQTKFSAAEQEIFNLETQLELLTSVEELLRSQGKYELLPDIGIDKGGVSSLVTSYNSLVVERNVYLEGGTEKNPIVKTLSEQLDGLRNNLFENIQSTRSSLNIQLRELNKRENVAQGQFSAFPGLEKGMRNIERQQQIKEQLYLFLLQRREEAAISSAATAAVARVIDQPYTNNDPVDPEPWLILIAGFLVGFIIPILIIFAKNFLDTKVHHKGDLASLLKSVPFLAELPRIKAEDVDVIQLNDRSPLAESFRILRTNLAYLVQNKDKTKADVIFVTSTIKGEGKTFVSYNLSRTLASSSKKVLLIGADIRNPKLHRYTQNTIGAKEKGLSDFLYDYDVNSVDVISTTNDGNIPVDVILSGPIPPNPAELLMNDRLEHLIEESKSTYDYIIVDTAPAMIVTDTLLISQLADYTLYVTRADYTEKALLDFPKDLKKQGKLNGLAVILNDIDYSKFSYGAQYGYSYGYGYGYGEENVSRWSRIKKRISNSS, encoded by the coding sequence ATGGAAGAATTTAACGATTTCACTGCAGAAACAGAAGAGTCAAATTTTGATCTCAAAGCAGAGCTTTACAAATATCTTGCTTATTGGAAATGGATTGTATTAGGCTTATTAATAGGTGGCGTAATTGGTTATTTATACAATAGATATACAATCCCTAAATATAACACTCAAGCTACTATGATCATAGTAGATGATGAGAAGAAAAATGCAATGAATGCCACGCCTTCAGGTGGTGGAGCTATATTTTCACTGGAGGAAGATGGTATACAAAATCATATAGAGAAATTAAAATCCAAGCAACTCATAGAGAGTGTAGTGAAGGAGCTAAACCATAATATTAGTTATTTCATTGAAGGTAATGTAATTACTGTTCAGGCATATCATTCCAGTCCAGTTTTAATTGAATTCATTACCGATGATAGTATTGTAGATTCTGCCTCTAGAGATTTCGTTATAACCCCTACTTCCGAAACATCTTTTAGGTTAGAAGATGAAATATTGGAATATAGTGGCAGTCATAAAATTGGAGAAATAATAAGCCTGGATGGTTTAGATTTTATAGTCTTACCTAAATCTGGTAAGGAACAAGGAACTTTTGGTACTACAAGTTCTGTAAACGTTGTATTAGAGCCAGTTAGAGATGTTGCTGAAGAGTATATTGAGAAATTGCAAATCGCTCAAAAGGGAAAAGCCATGGACATACTCTCTTTAAGTTTAGTTCAGAATACTCCGGAGAAATCTCAGGATTTTCTGAGTAAATTAATGGAGCGATTCAACGAAGAGGGTGTAAAGAACAACAAGGAAGTTGCTGAAAATACGACGAATTTTATTCAGGATAGATTGGAAATGATTACCACAGAACTTGATTCGGTAGAAGTTGATATTGCTGACTTCAAAAGAAGTAATCGTATTATGGATGTTGGAACTGGAGCATCTGAATTTCAAACGAAATTTTCTGCTGCTGAACAAGAAATTTTCAATTTGGAAACTCAATTGGAACTCCTAACATCTGTAGAAGAACTATTAAGAAGTCAGGGTAAATACGAGTTACTTCCGGATATCGGGATAGATAAGGGTGGAGTTTCCAGTTTGGTCACGTCTTATAACTCCTTAGTGGTAGAACGGAATGTGTATCTCGAGGGTGGGACTGAGAAAAACCCAATAGTCAAAACTCTAAGCGAACAACTCGATGGCTTGAGAAACAATCTTTTTGAGAATATTCAGAGTACAAGAAGCTCGTTAAATATTCAATTGCGCGAGCTAAATAAAAGAGAAAATGTTGCTCAGGGGCAATTTAGTGCATTTCCAGGATTGGAAAAAGGTATGCGTAATATCGAACGGCAACAGCAAATTAAGGAGCAGTTGTATCTTTTTCTATTGCAACGAAGAGAAGAAGCTGCAATATCTTCTGCCGCTACAGCAGCTGTTGCTCGAGTAATCGATCAACCATACACCAATAACGATCCTGTTGATCCAGAGCCATGGTTGATTCTTATTGCAGGATTCTTAGTCGGCTTTATCATTCCGATTTTAATAATATTTGCTAAAAACTTTCTGGATACTAAGGTTCATCATAAAGGAGATCTGGCTTCATTGTTGAAAAGTGTTCCATTTCTAGCGGAATTACCACGAATTAAAGCAGAGGATGTAGATGTTATTCAATTAAATGACCGTTCTCCACTTGCAGAGTCTTTTAGGATACTGCGTACCAATTTAGCATATCTAGTGCAAAATAAAGATAAAACAAAAGCTGATGTAATATTTGTTACCTCAACAATTAAAGGTGAGGGAAAAACCTTTGTTTCCTATAATTTGTCGAGGACACTTGCTAGTAGTAGTAAGAAAGTTCTATTAATAGGGGCAGATATCAGGAACCCTAAACTTCATAGATATACCCAGAACACTATTGGTGCTAAAGAAAAAGGATTATCAGATTTTCTGTATGATTATGACGTAAATTCTGTTGATGTCATTTCTACCACAAATGATGGGAATATTCCAGTAGATGTAATACTGTCGGGACCAATTCCTCCAAATCCTGCTGAACTTTTAATGAACGATCGATTAGAACATTTAATCGAAGAGTCGAAGTCGACATATGATTACATCATAGTGGATACAGCACCTGCGATGATTGTGACTGATACTTTGTTGATTAGTCAGTTAGCAGATTATACGCTCTATGTTACCAGAGCAGATTATACAGAAAAGGCCCTTCTAGATTTCCCGAAAGACCTAAAGAAACAAGGAAAGCTTAACGGTCTCGCTGTAATTCTCAACGATATAGACTATTCAAAATTTAGCTACGGCGCACAATATGGTTACTCCTATGGATATGGATATGGATATGGAGAAGAAAATGTGTCGAGATGGTCGCGGATTAAAAAGCGTATTTCAAACTCTAGCTAA
- a CDS encoding PAS domain S-box protein, protein MITLSYAKGVTAFDNSATQFFEENFSSEISLQSTLFSLFPSELAAQLNEKMTFCKKGRFQTHTYQKELNSSVFSIYIAPIIGVDSKISSVSLSIEKNDKTYRKKEDLLLRELNYSSQFYTNLFHHNPDAVFLFDLEGKFINVNAQSAQLAETTEEKLLQMHFLPFIPEAEKEQVLNYFGRALQGESLDYQCNFVTAKGNHRILEVKNFPIVFQQEIIGVYGIAKDITEKLETERKRRADKQMMRAIIDNIPDYIFVKDRNNRSILTNKKFANNILGLDDLKANSNITPLDYFEETKAKEIIADNDSVMSSGKAVYNRQDIVEKGDGSQEMVLLTKVPLKDAEDNVIGLVGIARNNTDAFLQNKRKDLILKTLKAFGDNKTFQEATNKTLEIFSRELGFDYAEAYKLSANNIELIRTAYWPENLDLQDGDSESVRYKKDDGLPGKVWSSMNIEIIHKEDKTGLLKNMMLNESESIQTAVGIPIILQGRLISILCFGSKVSRKKIEQSLYSDVSIQIASAMERKLSQNQLSDFFEYSPNLIAVIGLDGYIKMANPAFVKTFNYSTTEILSQPFSTFIHPDDLDKTFEAIKQISVAGEDFEIRCRQKSGDYIWISWRFSRFFENENIVYIYGTNVTAIKNHEALLINSEKRFKALVQEGSDHIAILDHNLKFIFNSPGTEQLYGFSTDQLSHTYFEHRVCNEDWSRIAGILKELKEGQRIQLPSYRVKDQSETIHWIETIATNLSDDDAVGGIVLNSRDITEFILQERQLIESLKRYDIVAKATSDIITDYHIASGIMKASDTIESVFGWTSEEGRFTSEWWNDKIHPEDYEEVRNAAQDLLKNNIQNLTIEYRFRCADGSYKYLLDRSHLMFDAEQKPIRIIGSLQDITERKSHLIAIQNHNKRLKEIAWTQSHVVRAPLAKIMGLVDLMMNYREDLDNIDEILENILISANELDGIIRDIAVKTENEL, encoded by the coding sequence GTGATAACCTTAAGTTATGCTAAGGGTGTCACTGCGTTTGACAATTCAGCAACTCAATTTTTCGAGGAAAACTTTTCTTCGGAAATTAGTCTGCAATCCACGCTATTCTCCCTTTTTCCTTCAGAACTTGCCGCACAGCTTAATGAAAAAATGACCTTTTGTAAGAAAGGTCGCTTTCAAACCCATACGTACCAGAAAGAACTCAATTCGTCTGTTTTTAGTATTTATATAGCACCAATTATAGGTGTTGACAGTAAAATTAGTAGTGTTTCATTGTCAATAGAAAAGAATGATAAGACATATAGAAAGAAGGAAGACCTGTTATTGAGAGAATTAAATTACAGTTCACAATTCTATACCAATCTTTTTCATCACAATCCAGATGCGGTTTTTCTTTTCGATCTGGAGGGAAAGTTCATAAATGTAAACGCTCAATCAGCACAATTAGCCGAAACGACTGAAGAAAAACTGTTGCAAATGCACTTTTTACCGTTCATTCCTGAAGCAGAGAAGGAACAGGTTTTAAATTATTTCGGAAGAGCTCTACAAGGCGAGTCTCTAGATTATCAATGTAATTTTGTTACGGCTAAGGGTAACCATAGAATACTGGAGGTTAAAAACTTTCCAATTGTATTTCAGCAAGAAATTATCGGGGTATACGGAATTGCTAAAGATATTACAGAAAAACTTGAAACAGAACGTAAGCGACGAGCAGATAAACAAATGATGCGCGCTATCATCGATAATATTCCGGATTATATTTTTGTAAAGGATCGCAATAATCGTTCTATCCTTACCAACAAAAAATTCGCGAATAATATATTAGGTCTGGATGATCTAAAAGCCAACTCAAATATCACTCCTCTCGACTATTTTGAGGAGACTAAAGCTAAAGAAATCATTGCAGACAATGATTCAGTAATGAGTTCAGGTAAAGCAGTTTACAATCGCCAGGATATTGTCGAAAAAGGTGATGGAAGTCAGGAAATGGTGCTATTGACCAAAGTTCCTTTGAAAGATGCTGAAGACAATGTAATAGGCTTAGTAGGGATAGCAAGAAACAATACAGATGCTTTTCTTCAGAATAAAAGAAAGGATTTAATTCTAAAAACTTTAAAGGCTTTCGGTGATAACAAAACATTCCAGGAGGCAACGAATAAAACGCTTGAGATATTCAGTAGGGAGTTAGGTTTTGACTATGCAGAAGCTTATAAGCTTAGTGCAAACAATATAGAATTGATTCGAACAGCTTACTGGCCTGAAAATTTAGATCTTCAGGATGGAGATTCTGAGAGTGTTCGTTACAAAAAAGATGATGGTCTGCCAGGTAAAGTATGGTCCTCTATGAATATCGAAATCATTCATAAGGAGGATAAAACAGGTCTGCTCAAAAATATGATGCTGAATGAATCTGAGTCGATACAAACTGCAGTTGGAATTCCTATAATCCTACAAGGACGGTTGATCAGTATTCTCTGTTTTGGTTCTAAAGTTTCCCGAAAAAAAATAGAACAATCTCTTTACTCAGATGTTAGCATTCAGATAGCCTCAGCTATGGAGAGAAAACTGAGTCAGAATCAGTTGTCAGACTTCTTTGAATATTCACCAAATCTTATAGCGGTGATTGGGCTGGATGGATATATTAAAATGGCGAATCCAGCTTTTGTAAAAACTTTCAACTATAGCACGACTGAAATTTTATCGCAACCATTCTCAACTTTTATACATCCTGATGATCTCGATAAAACCTTTGAAGCTATCAAACAGATTTCTGTAGCAGGAGAGGATTTTGAGATTCGTTGCAGGCAAAAGAGTGGAGATTATATATGGATATCCTGGCGCTTTTCAAGGTTCTTTGAAAACGAAAATATCGTTTATATCTACGGAACCAATGTTACGGCGATCAAAAATCATGAGGCTCTACTAATAAATAGTGAGAAGCGATTTAAGGCTCTGGTTCAGGAAGGTTCAGATCATATTGCAATTCTGGATCACAATTTAAAATTTATTTTTAATAGCCCGGGTACAGAGCAACTTTATGGTTTTTCTACAGATCAATTATCTCATACTTATTTTGAACATAGAGTGTGCAATGAAGATTGGTCTAGAATTGCTGGTATCCTAAAAGAACTTAAAGAAGGACAGAGAATTCAACTACCTAGTTACCGGGTGAAGGATCAAAGTGAGACTATTCACTGGATTGAAACTATTGCAACAAACCTTTCCGATGATGACGCGGTAGGTGGTATTGTACTTAATTCGAGAGACATTACAGAATTTATACTTCAGGAACGCCAGCTCATTGAAAGTCTTAAGCGTTATGATATAGTGGCAAAAGCTACTAGTGATATAATAACCGATTATCATATTGCATCGGGAATTATGAAAGCCAGTGACACCATTGAATCGGTTTTCGGTTGGACGTCAGAGGAGGGTAGATTTACTTCGGAATGGTGGAATGATAAAATCCATCCTGAAGATTACGAGGAAGTAAGAAACGCTGCACAAGACCTTCTCAAAAATAATATTCAGAATCTAACCATTGAATATAGGTTTAGATGTGCTGATGGTTCTTATAAATATTTACTGGATCGAAGTCATTTAATGTTCGACGCAGAACAGAAACCTATCAGAATCATAGGCTCGCTGCAGGATATCACTGAGCGAAAAAGTCATCTAATCGCCATTCAAAATCACAATAAGCGATTAAAGGAAATAGCCTGGACGCAGTCACATGTAGTTCGTGCACCCTTAGCGAAGATCATGGGCTTAGTAGATTTAATGATGAACTATCGAGAAGATTTAGATAACATCGATGAAATACTAGAAAATATATTAATTTCAGCGAATGAATTGGATGGGATCATCCGAGATATTGCTGTGAAAACAGAAAACGAATTGTAG
- a CDS encoding capsule assembly Wzi family protein: MKHPFILYTFLILGINSSGQDYFNLDAQGTAGLYSGAESPFWMHSNRRGRLDEKTFYSGLLSGTAIFEIDNTSSFQFGGGFLYKDGYDDGIKIDEAYFSYVSPKIRVDIGKRQRTDLYQGLSVSNESILWSLNASPFPGILIETIDPIFINLKDYGFGFKFSFGEYLLDDDRYIDSPRLHHKSAHLVYRNKKSFEVSLGLQQFVQWAGNSEEFGRLPQTLEDYGRVITGRAGIDDVGGQEVNALGNQIGSYELKMKSRMNDLEVEFFYNHIFEDGSGLKMGNLPDGRYGIYVEDNRDTFWGEDWIKAFIYEFHYTKNQSRSRKSSTSDGADNYFNNNLYKSGWTYQNLVIGNPFILTTEERYRIGVNIITAHHIGISGEAFDLPYKALLSYRKNYGRKDTFFDVTQQVVSSYLEVELMKGDYNLSAFIASDIKNVDQSNFGAGLKFSRSLF, translated from the coding sequence ATGAAGCATCCTTTTATTCTTTACACATTTTTAATCCTTGGCATAAACTCATCTGGTCAGGATTATTTCAATCTCGATGCGCAAGGAACTGCAGGACTTTATAGTGGAGCAGAATCTCCATTTTGGATGCATTCTAACCGTAGAGGTAGGCTAGATGAGAAAACTTTTTACAGCGGATTATTATCGGGTACAGCTATTTTTGAAATAGATAACACTAGTTCTTTTCAATTTGGTGGCGGATTTCTCTATAAAGATGGCTATGATGATGGTATTAAGATAGATGAAGCATATTTTAGTTATGTCTCACCAAAAATTAGAGTTGACATAGGTAAAAGGCAGCGCACGGATTTATACCAAGGTTTAAGTGTTAGCAACGAAAGTATCTTATGGTCTCTCAATGCTTCGCCGTTTCCTGGGATATTGATCGAAACAATAGATCCTATTTTTATTAATTTGAAGGATTATGGTTTTGGCTTCAAATTTTCATTTGGGGAATATCTGTTAGATGATGATAGATATATAGATAGCCCTAGATTGCATCATAAAAGTGCTCATTTAGTTTACAGAAATAAGAAATCTTTCGAAGTTAGTTTAGGGTTGCAACAATTCGTACAATGGGCGGGTAATTCAGAAGAATTTGGGAGATTGCCACAAACCCTTGAAGATTATGGGCGCGTAATTACAGGGAGAGCTGGAATAGATGATGTAGGAGGCCAGGAAGTCAATGCACTTGGGAACCAGATTGGGAGTTACGAACTTAAGATGAAGTCAAGGATGAATGATCTGGAAGTTGAATTTTTTTATAATCATATTTTCGAGGATGGATCTGGTCTTAAAATGGGTAATTTACCAGATGGTCGCTATGGAATATACGTTGAAGACAATAGAGATACTTTCTGGGGTGAGGATTGGATAAAAGCATTTATTTATGAGTTTCATTATACAAAAAATCAAAGTAGAAGTAGAAAAAGCTCAACTTCTGATGGCGCTGATAATTATTTTAATAATAATCTCTACAAATCAGGTTGGACGTATCAGAATCTAGTCATAGGTAATCCATTTATTTTAACAACAGAAGAACGCTACAGAATTGGTGTAAATATAATAACTGCACATCATATTGGAATCTCTGGAGAAGCGTTCGATCTGCCTTATAAAGCTTTGCTATCCTATCGTAAAAACTATGGTAGGAAGGATACATTCTTTGACGTTACACAACAGGTGGTTTCATCTTACCTGGAAGTTGAGTTAATGAAGGGGGATTACAACCTGTCTGCATTTATCGCTTCAGACATTAAAAACGTAGATCAATCTAATTTTGGTGCAGGTCTCAAATTCTCCAGATCTTTATTTTAG
- a CDS encoding response regulator yields the protein MLRTIIIDDDDIVTFLQKKIVSKCGLDSDPLVFKDAHKALIYLEQEAREDQDYLIMLDINMPTMSGWEFLDHIKKLPSDERLHVVMATSSIDRKDKREAANDPHVVDFIEKPLSARHCEKLKGISKLAPYFQMS from the coding sequence ATGTTACGTACCATAATTATTGATGATGATGACATTGTCACTTTTTTACAGAAAAAGATTGTTTCTAAATGCGGTTTGGATAGTGACCCACTAGTTTTCAAAGATGCGCACAAAGCATTGATATATCTAGAGCAGGAAGCCAGAGAAGACCAGGATTATTTGATCATGCTGGATATCAATATGCCTACCATGTCTGGATGGGAATTTTTAGACCATATCAAAAAACTACCTTCAGATGAACGCTTGCATGTAGTGATGGCAACATCTTCAATAGATCGAAAGGACAAGCGTGAAGCGGCGAATGACCCACATGTAGTAGATTTTATCGAAAAACCGCTATCTGCCAGACACTGCGAAAAATTAAAGGGAATTTCTAAGCTTGCACCCTATTTCCAAATGAGCTAA
- a CDS encoding polysaccharide biosynthesis/export family protein translates to MKKFLIIVLISSCLFSCATKDQVVYFNDVQELEGRENLLDYEPQIEKNDVLRINVSSSSVNPEIVAPFQMNQQGGQSGGGGGQNLSLTGYLVSPDGTINFPVLGTIAVKGLTRTEIQEKLEEEILDYVRDPVVDVRIVNFSVTVLGEVGSPGRVQISDGRVTMPELLAMSGDISYTGKRQNIRVIRESNGVKSVGFIDMTETDLFNSPFFYLKQNDIVYVEPTYARMKSAGFFGNPGAIIGLISSVIGLVFIFTR, encoded by the coding sequence ATGAAGAAATTTTTAATTATAGTACTTATTTCTAGTTGTCTTTTCAGCTGTGCTACCAAAGATCAGGTAGTTTATTTCAACGATGTTCAGGAATTGGAGGGTCGGGAAAACCTATTGGATTACGAACCGCAAATCGAAAAAAATGATGTTCTAAGAATTAATGTTTCTTCATCTTCAGTAAATCCCGAAATTGTAGCTCCCTTTCAGATGAATCAACAGGGAGGACAGTCTGGCGGCGGAGGAGGGCAGAATTTATCACTTACTGGTTATTTAGTGAGCCCCGATGGAACTATTAATTTTCCTGTTTTGGGAACTATTGCGGTGAAGGGATTAACGAGGACTGAAATACAAGAGAAACTTGAAGAGGAAATTTTGGATTATGTTAGAGACCCTGTTGTAGATGTTAGAATAGTTAATTTCAGTGTAACAGTTCTTGGAGAAGTGGGGTCGCCAGGTCGGGTTCAAATTAGTGATGGGAGAGTAACTATGCCTGAACTGCTCGCAATGAGTGGGGACATTAGTTATACAGGGAAACGACAAAATATCAGAGTTATAAGAGAAAGCAATGGAGTCAAATCTGTAGGATTTATCGACATGACTGAGACAGATTTATTTAATAGTCCGTTCTTTTACCTCAAGCAGAATGATATTGTATATGTAGAGCCTACTTATGCCAGAATGAAATCGGCAGGGTTTTTTGGTAATCCAGGAGCTATAATAGGCCTTATAAGTTCAGTTATTGGTTTAGTTTTTATATTCACAAGATAA
- a CDS encoding CpsB/CapC family capsule biosynthesis tyrosine phosphatase — protein sequence MLSIFSRSKYLVDLIEGIPDFHNHTLPGIDDGSDSVETSRLLFRGFSEIGIDDIVATPHIIGEFYPNTPSSIQEAYKKVLNENAGPKKLTYAAEYMMDQHFLDILDSGEILTITDNKVLVEMSYFQAPINLTQILFKLQNNSKIPILAHPERYTYMHSKDLNKYKDLKMRGCQMQINMLSLSSHYGKGIQKIAFQLIENGMIEYISSDVHKTAHLEKIKEIKIPKKYANQIQLIAENNCRLLQNHFS from the coding sequence ATGTTATCGATATTTAGTAGAAGTAAATATTTAGTTGACTTAATCGAAGGTATTCCAGACTTTCATAATCACACATTACCTGGTATTGATGACGGGTCTGATAGCGTAGAAACCTCGCGATTATTATTTCGGGGATTCTCTGAGATAGGAATTGATGACATTGTTGCAACACCGCATATTATTGGCGAGTTTTATCCCAATACTCCCAGTAGCATTCAAGAAGCCTATAAGAAGGTATTGAATGAGAACGCTGGTCCTAAAAAACTAACCTATGCAGCTGAATATATGATGGACCAACATTTTCTTGATATTCTAGACAGTGGTGAGATACTTACAATAACAGACAATAAGGTTCTAGTAGAGATGTCCTATTTCCAAGCTCCAATCAACCTGACTCAAATTCTTTTTAAACTTCAGAATAACTCTAAAATTCCGATACTTGCGCATCCAGAGAGATATACTTATATGCATTCAAAGGATCTTAATAAATATAAAGACTTAAAAATGAGAGGATGCCAGATGCAAATTAATATGTTATCCCTATCCAGTCATTATGGAAAAGGGATTCAGAAGATTGCATTTCAGCTTATTGAAAATGGAATGATTGAATACATTAGTAGTGATGTTCATAAAACTGCTCATCTAGAAAAGATCAAAGAGATTAAAATTCCGAAAAAATACGCTAATCAGATTCAATTAATAGCTGAAAATAATTGCAGGCTACTTCAAAATCATTTTAGCTAG
- a CDS encoding endonuclease/exonuclease/phosphatase family protein — protein sequence MSIGEIIVIFFSVVMCIPTIASATRFDQWWIRGFDFPRIQISFLIICAIIASIVVYDFDKDWHLIAIAVLFISLLYQFVKIYPYTYLSSKQVMKFKGSDPDASISILVSNVLTPNKRSDKLIELVKKRDPDILLTLESDQRWEDEMSVIEKDYKYTVKIPMDNLYGMHLYSKLELEDIKVRYLVQHDIPSIHGMVVLRSGKKVNIHCLHPMPPSPTESDTSTNRDAELLMLGRDIDSEKHTTLVFGDLNDVAWSRTTRLFQKLSGLMDPRIGRGFFNTFHTGYALLRWPLDHVFHTRDFTLIDIAREKSIGSDHFPMYIKLNHEPIAGAINEDTDAPDEEEKNWAEEKIKTANPLVEKIPFSSFGNRVQA from the coding sequence ATGAGTATAGGAGAGATTATCGTGATCTTTTTTTCAGTAGTTATGTGTATTCCTACGATCGCATCAGCAACCAGATTTGATCAATGGTGGATTCGTGGATTTGATTTTCCAAGAATACAGATCAGCTTTCTAATTATTTGCGCGATCATTGCTTCCATAGTTGTTTATGATTTCGATAAAGACTGGCATCTTATAGCAATTGCTGTCCTCTTCATTAGTTTGCTGTATCAATTCGTGAAAATTTATCCTTACACGTATCTTTCGAGTAAACAGGTTATGAAATTTAAAGGCAGTGATCCTGACGCCTCGATTTCGATATTAGTTAGTAACGTACTTACTCCTAATAAACGCAGTGATAAACTTATTGAACTGGTAAAAAAGCGTGATCCGGACATTCTTTTAACCTTGGAATCTGACCAGCGCTGGGAAGATGAAATGTCGGTTATCGAAAAAGATTATAAATACACTGTCAAGATTCCTATGGATAACCTTTATGGTATGCACCTGTATTCAAAACTGGAACTTGAGGATATAAAAGTAAGATATCTGGTGCAACATGATATTCCATCTATACATGGAATGGTAGTTCTAAGAAGTGGAAAGAAAGTAAACATACACTGTTTGCATCCAATGCCTCCAAGTCCTACGGAAAGTGATACCAGTACTAACCGAGATGCAGAACTATTGATGTTGGGTCGGGATATCGACAGTGAAAAACATACTACTTTGGTCTTTGGAGATCTAAATGATGTGGCCTGGTCCAGAACTACAAGACTTTTTCAAAAGTTGAGCGGACTCATGGATCCCAGGATTGGTAGAGGGTTCTTCAATACATTTCATACAGGTTACGCCTTATTACGCTGGCCTCTGGATCATGTTTTCCACACCAGAGATTTTACACTTATCGATATTGCCAGGGAGAAAAGTATAGGCTCAGACCACTTCCCCATGTATATTAAGTTGAATCACGAGCCTATTGCGGGCGCGATCAATGAGGACACTGATGCACCTGATGAAGAAGAAAAGAACTGGGCTGAAGAAAAAATTAAAACTGCAAATCCTCTGGTCGAGAAGATTCCCTTTAGCTCATTTGGAAATAGGGTGCAAGCTTAG